One genomic region from Candidatus Xiphinematobacter sp. encodes:
- a CDS encoding sugar MFS transporter: MKSYSSTRRVTVADREGAAVPTAQALSAMVIVTSLFFVWGFLTCLNDILVPHLKAVFSLNYATASLVQFVFFGAYFLMSLPAGKIVGWLGYQQSMVVGLSTAAAGTLLFYPAASFASYPIFLEALFVLASGITLLQIAANPFVSSLGKPETASSRLNLTQAFNSLGTTVAPSFGGWLILAGGAEAGTAITDRVTRAASIKVPYLIITGVLLLMAWLLRKFPLPKLAAIEGDQKRHGSFIEVLCVPNLLLGCIGIFLYVGAEVAIGSYLINFMGESTVARLSPKIAAGYVSYYWGGAMLGRFLGSFLLRRVDAAWLLRFNALFAASLCILAYASHGAVAMWAILLVGLFNSIMFPNIFTLSIQGLGHLTSYGSSLLIMAIVGGAIVPVLMGRVADAIGLHQSFFIPAISYLYIAYYGFHSLKAKRA; encoded by the coding sequence ATGAAGTCCTACTCCTCTACTCGACGAGTAACCGTAGCCGACCGTGAGGGGGCCGCTGTGCCAACGGCTCAGGCATTGAGTGCGATGGTCATCGTGACTAGCTTGTTTTTCGTGTGGGGATTTCTTACCTGCCTCAACGATATTTTGGTTCCTCATTTGAAAGCAGTGTTCAGCCTTAACTATGCGACGGCCTCACTGGTTCAGTTTGTCTTTTTTGGTGCCTATTTTCTAATGTCCCTCCCTGCCGGAAAAATTGTAGGATGGCTCGGATACCAGCAGAGTATGGTGGTAGGGTTGTCAACAGCAGCGGCTGGAACGCTGCTTTTCTATCCGGCAGCCAGTTTTGCTTCTTATCCGATTTTTCTGGAGGCTCTCTTTGTATTGGCTTCCGGGATTACGCTGCTCCAAATAGCAGCCAACCCTTTTGTTTCCTCTTTGGGAAAACCTGAAACTGCCTCTAGTCGATTAAATTTAACCCAGGCTTTTAATTCCCTGGGGACGACTGTTGCTCCCTCATTTGGTGGATGGCTAATCCTGGCCGGGGGGGCAGAGGCTGGGACAGCTATAACGGACAGGGTGACTAGAGCTGCATCTATAAAAGTCCCCTATCTAATTATCACTGGAGTTCTCCTACTCATGGCCTGGCTCCTCAGAAAGTTTCCATTGCCAAAGCTAGCTGCCATAGAGGGGGATCAGAAGCGTCACGGGAGTTTCATAGAGGTGCTGTGCGTTCCGAACTTACTGCTTGGTTGCATCGGAATTTTTCTCTACGTGGGAGCTGAGGTAGCAATAGGGAGTTATCTCATTAATTTTATGGGGGAGTCCACTGTGGCAAGGCTATCTCCTAAGATAGCGGCTGGCTATGTATCCTATTACTGGGGGGGGGCAATGTTGGGACGCTTTCTTGGCTCTTTCCTTCTTCGGAGGGTTGATGCGGCCTGGCTCCTCAGGTTCAATGCTCTTTTTGCCGCTTCGCTCTGTATACTGGCATATGCTTCGCATGGGGCAGTTGCTATGTGGGCGATACTATTGGTTGGTCTCTTCAATTCTATCATGTTTCCGAACATTTTTACCCTTAGTATTCAGGGGTTAGGGCACCTCACTAGTTACGGTTCTAGTCTGCTCATTATGGCGATCGTAGGCGGCGCTATTGTCCCAGTGCTTATGGGACGTGTGGCAGACGCTATAGGATTGCACCAGTCGTTCTTTATCCCGGCGATAAGTTATCTTTATATTGCTTATTATGGGTTCCACAGTCTAAAAGCTAAACGTGCCTAA
- a CDS encoding adenine phosphoribosyltransferase, with the protein MTKATLTSELKAAIRDIPNFPRTGITFKDITPVLGDGALFQAAVAQMAEVCKREQIAKVAAVEARGFIFGAAIAAFLGIGFIPIRKKGKLPFLTRAIHYSLEYGCGELESHKDAFLTGERISIVDDVLATGGTARAAARLVQESGAHVAITQCFLEISLLRGRGALAPLPVCSLIQF; encoded by the coding sequence ATGACAAAAGCAACTCTCACTTCAGAGTTGAAGGCAGCCATCCGGGATATTCCCAATTTTCCGAGGACAGGTATCACTTTTAAAGATATTACGCCTGTCTTGGGGGATGGTGCACTTTTTCAGGCAGCTGTAGCTCAAATGGCGGAGGTCTGCAAAAGGGAGCAGATTGCGAAAGTCGCTGCTGTCGAAGCGCGCGGTTTCATCTTTGGAGCTGCCATAGCAGCCTTCCTAGGCATCGGCTTCATCCCGATACGGAAAAAAGGAAAACTTCCTTTTTTAACTCGTGCAATTCACTACTCCCTAGAATACGGGTGTGGGGAGCTAGAATCCCACAAAGATGCGTTCCTTACTGGAGAAAGAATCTCCATTGTAGACGACGTATTGGCCACCGGAGGCACCGCTCGTGCTGCTGCTCGCCTTGTACAGGAGTCCGGCGCACATGTCGCTATTACGCAGTGCTTCCTCGAGATTTCTCTCCTAAGGGGTAGAGGCGCACTTGCTCCATTGCCAGTTTGCTCCCTCATTCAGTTTTAA
- a CDS encoding 2,3-bisphosphoglycerate-independent phosphoglycerate mutase, which produces MKKPIVLVVRDGWGISPGRNNVEAIESGDATLLAATPYHDYLYGAFPHGILSAGGGDVGLPAGQMGNSEVGHLNLGAGRIVRQDLTRINEAIRTGALDTNTVLQQAFSKARSGRLHLLGLVSDGGVHSQQAHLVALANAAHAAKVEDILVHVITDGRDAPPTGGAQYLTRLSQELSASQARIATVVGRYFAMDRDERWTRSKIAWEAIVLGRGEETKSLPPVALADRYAGGETDEFMRPLIFLYADQPRVRDGDVVLSFNFRSDRVRQLSAAFLLDNFNKFHREVTPAVHYITLTEYNSDYKCPVIFPPQPLENILGQIVSKAGLHQLRIAETEKYPHVTHFFNGGLEQPFPGEDRITIPSPREVPTYDLKPEMSAAELVQTAVEALAQYDLVIMNFANPDMVGHTGVLEAAIRAVEVVDKGVEKVVEGTLSLGGCLLITADHGNCEKMRNIDGSPYTAHTTNPVHLVFVSREAHRFTVDNGILADVAPTLLFLLNLKRPPQMTGRNLLRYKLP; this is translated from the coding sequence ATGAAGAAGCCCATTGTCCTCGTCGTTCGAGATGGTTGGGGGATCAGTCCGGGAAGAAATAATGTTGAAGCAATAGAAAGCGGTGATGCCACCCTTCTTGCGGCGACTCCCTATCATGACTACCTTTATGGCGCATTCCCCCATGGTATCCTCAGTGCAGGTGGGGGAGATGTCGGTTTGCCAGCTGGGCAAATGGGGAATAGTGAGGTGGGGCACCTGAATTTGGGGGCTGGGCGTATTGTTCGCCAAGATTTGACTCGAATCAATGAAGCCATCCGGACAGGGGCATTAGACACCAACACTGTTTTACAACAGGCTTTTTCTAAAGCGCGCTCAGGCCGGCTTCACCTTTTGGGTCTTGTATCGGATGGTGGCGTCCATAGCCAACAAGCTCATCTTGTGGCACTTGCCAACGCTGCTCATGCAGCAAAGGTAGAGGACATTTTGGTGCACGTCATCACGGATGGACGTGACGCCCCCCCCACAGGTGGGGCGCAATATTTGACCCGTCTTTCTCAAGAGTTGAGCGCAAGCCAAGCACGAATTGCTACTGTGGTCGGCCGCTACTTTGCTATGGATCGTGATGAGCGGTGGACGAGAAGTAAAATAGCATGGGAAGCAATAGTCCTGGGACGAGGGGAAGAGACGAAAAGCCTACCGCCTGTCGCGCTAGCGGACCGTTATGCGGGTGGCGAGACAGATGAATTTATGAGACCGCTCATTTTTTTGTACGCGGACCAGCCGCGTGTCCGGGATGGAGATGTTGTGCTTTCCTTCAATTTTCGTTCAGACCGTGTCCGACAGTTGAGCGCAGCATTTCTGTTGGACAACTTCAACAAATTTCACAGGGAAGTTACTCCAGCGGTGCACTACATTACGCTGACCGAATACAACTCCGACTATAAGTGTCCAGTTATTTTCCCTCCCCAGCCCTTGGAAAACATTCTTGGACAAATTGTTAGTAAGGCGGGACTACATCAGCTTCGTATAGCTGAAACGGAGAAGTATCCCCATGTTACCCATTTTTTTAATGGGGGTTTAGAACAACCCTTTCCTGGAGAGGACCGCATAACGATCCCTAGTCCGCGAGAAGTTCCAACATACGATCTGAAGCCAGAAATGAGTGCTGCTGAGTTGGTGCAAACCGCAGTGGAAGCTCTAGCTCAATATGATTTAGTTATCATGAATTTTGCTAACCCAGATATGGTAGGACATACAGGAGTGCTGGAGGCAGCAATTCGAGCTGTTGAAGTCGTCGATAAGGGGGTAGAAAAAGTTGTTGAGGGAACCCTTTCGTTGGGGGGATGTCTATTGATTACGGCTGACCATGGCAATTGTGAAAAGATGCGCAACATAGACGGATCGCCATATACGGCCCATACGACCAATCCCGTCCACTTAGTTTTTGTTTCTAGAGAAGCCCATCGCTTCACGGTGGATAATGGAATTTTAGCAGATGTTGCCCCCACGCTTTTGTTTCTGCTTAATCTGAAACGCCCCCCCCAGATGACAGGTAGGAATCTCCTTAGGTATAAATTGCCATAA
- a CDS encoding alpha-ketoacid dehydrogenase subunit beta: MPLITYRKALNNALAEELLRDENVVIIGEEVAEYNGAYKVTEGLWRRFGSRRVVDTPISEAGFIGLGIGASMLGMRPVIELMFWSFAYVAFDQIINNAGCIRYMSGGLIHLPLVIRGPANGGTNVGATHSHTPENFIANTPGLKVVCPATAYDAKGLMKAAIRDNDPVCVMENTLLYGERWDVPEEEYLIPLGVADVKRSGTDVALIAHGRAVLTALKAADILARQHHIYAEVIDLRSIRPLDEEAVLNAIRKTHRAVLVDENRPFCAVSSQIAALIQERVFDELDAPVVRVCTLDAPAIYSPELEKRQLPTAERVVSKALSIC; the protein is encoded by the coding sequence ATGCCTTTGATTACCTACCGCAAAGCTCTCAATAACGCACTTGCTGAGGAACTTTTACGTGACGAGAATGTAGTGATTATTGGTGAGGAGGTTGCTGAATACAATGGTGCTTACAAGGTTACTGAGGGATTATGGAGACGCTTTGGAAGTAGGCGTGTGGTGGATACCCCCATCAGTGAGGCTGGGTTTATCGGATTAGGAATAGGAGCCTCTATGTTAGGAATGCGCCCAGTGATTGAGCTGATGTTTTGGAGTTTTGCCTACGTGGCCTTTGATCAAATCATTAATAATGCAGGGTGTATTCGTTATATGTCAGGAGGTCTTATCCACCTCCCGCTCGTCATCCGCGGCCCAGCGAATGGTGGAACGAATGTAGGCGCCACTCACTCGCACACTCCAGAAAATTTCATCGCTAACACCCCAGGTCTAAAGGTAGTGTGCCCGGCAACGGCCTACGATGCAAAGGGACTAATGAAAGCCGCCATCCGCGATAACGACCCGGTCTGCGTAATGGAAAATACCTTGCTTTACGGAGAACGCTGGGACGTCCCTGAGGAGGAGTATCTCATTCCATTAGGTGTAGCAGATGTCAAGCGTAGCGGAACAGATGTTGCACTCATCGCCCATGGCCGGGCTGTACTTACTGCTCTAAAAGCTGCCGATATCCTGGCGAGACAGCACCATATCTATGCAGAGGTTATCGATCTACGCTCGATTCGCCCACTGGATGAAGAGGCAGTCCTAAATGCCATTCGCAAGACTCATCGGGCTGTCTTGGTCGATGAGAATAGACCTTTCTGTGCAGTGTCATCTCAGATTGCTGCCCTCATTCAAGAAAGAGTCTTTGACGAGTTAGATGCCCCTGTAGTACGCGTCTGTACCTTAGATGCTCCGGCAATTTATAGCCCCGAGCTTGAGAAAAGGCAGCTTCCCACTGCGGAGCGGGTAGTTAGCAAAGCCCTTTCCATTTGCTAA
- the pdhA gene encoding pyruvate dehydrogenase (acetyl-transferring) E1 component subunit alpha produces the protein MNKTSVASKIQAEVDLQDFSKVSTNAALTSDQKVEFLRGMVRIRRFEQAALKYYNQGCMGGFLHLYIGQEAVAVGTSSLLHADDHIITAYRDHGHAIAVGMDMKECMAELFGKATGCSKGKGGSMHFFSPERHYWGGHGVVGGQTPLGLGIAYALKYKKVRGATLCFLGDGAVNQGTYHESLNLAGLWSLPVVYIIENNQYSMGTSVERSSTFRNCLAQRAEGYGIAWDTANGEDLYEVRAKTQGAIQRAHKDCRPTVLEVRTYRYYGHSVADANAKKYRSTEEIERHKNFHDPIRLWSKRLLDEAIVTGKLIDQIDEEAVREVESAVQFASGSPPPRETAIFEDIYYEVDHATQAGCSGTHFFR, from the coding sequence ATGAACAAAACTAGCGTTGCAAGTAAAATCCAGGCGGAAGTAGACCTCCAGGACTTTTCTAAGGTCAGCACCAACGCGGCACTAACATCCGATCAGAAAGTCGAGTTTCTCCGTGGAATGGTGCGCATCCGACGCTTTGAGCAGGCCGCTCTGAAATATTATAATCAGGGATGTATGGGGGGGTTTCTTCATCTCTATATTGGCCAAGAGGCTGTCGCTGTCGGTACATCGTCTCTCCTGCATGCAGACGATCACATCATTACCGCCTACCGTGACCATGGCCATGCCATTGCTGTAGGAATGGACATGAAGGAGTGTATGGCTGAGCTGTTTGGGAAGGCTACCGGTTGTTCGAAAGGGAAGGGCGGATCTATGCATTTTTTTTCACCGGAAAGGCATTATTGGGGAGGACATGGAGTGGTGGGTGGGCAGACTCCGCTAGGATTAGGCATTGCCTATGCTTTGAAATATAAAAAAGTCCGGGGAGCTACGCTCTGTTTTTTAGGGGATGGAGCAGTCAATCAAGGAACATACCACGAATCTCTTAATCTTGCCGGTCTTTGGAGCTTGCCGGTCGTTTATATCATTGAGAATAATCAATATTCGATGGGGACGAGCGTGGAACGCTCTTCTACTTTTAGGAATTGTCTAGCTCAACGTGCAGAAGGTTACGGAATTGCCTGGGATACAGCTAATGGAGAAGATCTCTATGAAGTCCGTGCAAAAACCCAGGGCGCTATCCAGCGGGCCCATAAAGATTGCCGTCCTACTGTTCTAGAAGTCAGAACCTATCGCTACTATGGGCATTCGGTTGCTGATGCAAACGCAAAGAAATACAGGTCCACCGAGGAAATTGAGCGCCACAAGAACTTTCACGATCCTATTCGGCTTTGGTCTAAACGTCTACTTGATGAGGCAATTGTTACAGGAAAGCTGATAGATCAAATTGATGAGGAGGCCGTCCGTGAGGTAGAGTCTGCCGTTCAATTTGCCAGTGGAAGCCCTCCTCCGAGGGAAACAGCTATATTTGAAGATATCTATTATGAAGTAGATCACGCGACTCAAGCTGGTTGTAGCGGTACGCATTTTTTTCGATAA
- the mnmG gene encoding tRNA uridine-5-carboxymethylaminomethyl(34) synthesis enzyme MnmG — translation MDTSVFNYPENFDVVVVGAGHAGVEAAMASVRLGCRTLLLTQNADTIAQMSCNPAIGGLAKGHIVREIDALGGVMGLNADATGIQFRMLNMRKGPSVRAPRAQCDKKAYQFRAKALLEREPELKIHQAVAAHLHVEEQRVVGVRTQLGVYYHTSTVVVTTGTFLRGLLHVGACNQEGGRLGETATGFSKCLQELGFEISRFKTGTPCRLLAKSICFKACQQQDGEEPPPLFSGISHTLKRGVNDIFTLNSWEEGKFHVRQIPCWITHTNERTHAIIRDNLYQSPLYSGRIKGVGPRYCPSIEDKVVKFAEKSQHQVFLEPEGHQTDEVYVNGVSTSLPFGVQYRLIRSIRGLENAELLRPGYAVEYDYCPPTQLKRTLETYQVTGLFFAGQINGSSGYEEAAAQGLVAGANAALQVQGRPPWILSRSEAYIGVLVDDLVTRGALEPYRMFTSRAEFRLLLRQDNADLRLTGKGVQIGLVQGIRKRCYEERSFAFRELMLEVRRIRQDGVPLSVWLRRPGNSFSAIDPEWRNKYPDSVWESVEVELKYEGYIHRQQEQVTRAGSQETLHIPEWIDFSQIVGLRNETIQKLSQVRPETFGQASRISGVTPADIALLSIWVEKQRRLRHRAEDV, via the coding sequence ATGGACACGTCGGTCTTTAATTATCCTGAGAACTTTGACGTAGTAGTAGTTGGTGCTGGGCACGCCGGGGTAGAGGCAGCTATGGCTTCCGTGCGATTGGGGTGTCGCACTCTTTTACTGACGCAGAATGCAGATACTATTGCCCAGATGTCTTGTAATCCAGCAATCGGTGGATTAGCCAAAGGACATATAGTCCGGGAAATTGATGCCTTAGGTGGAGTAATGGGGCTGAATGCGGATGCTACAGGCATACAGTTTCGTATGCTCAATATGCGTAAGGGCCCCAGTGTTCGGGCACCGAGGGCCCAATGTGACAAAAAGGCCTACCAATTTCGAGCAAAGGCTTTACTGGAAAGAGAGCCAGAGCTGAAGATCCACCAGGCCGTGGCAGCCCATCTCCATGTTGAGGAACAACGTGTAGTTGGTGTCAGAACACAACTAGGAGTCTATTACCATACATCAACTGTGGTGGTTACTACGGGCACTTTCTTGCGAGGACTGTTGCATGTTGGTGCATGCAATCAGGAAGGGGGGAGACTAGGAGAAACGGCTACAGGATTTAGTAAATGCCTGCAAGAGCTAGGGTTTGAAATTAGCCGGTTTAAAACAGGCACACCCTGCCGCCTCCTAGCAAAATCTATCTGCTTTAAAGCCTGTCAGCAGCAGGATGGCGAAGAACCCCCGCCACTTTTTAGTGGTATCTCTCATACCCTAAAACGAGGTGTAAACGACATCTTTACCCTTAACAGTTGGGAGGAAGGAAAATTTCACGTGAGGCAGATTCCCTGTTGGATTACGCACACCAATGAAAGGACACATGCAATTATTCGAGATAATCTTTATCAGTCTCCTCTCTATAGTGGACGTATTAAGGGGGTGGGACCTAGATATTGTCCTTCTATAGAAGACAAGGTGGTAAAGTTTGCTGAAAAGTCCCAGCATCAAGTTTTTCTGGAACCAGAAGGACATCAGACAGATGAAGTCTACGTGAATGGGGTGTCTACTAGTCTACCTTTCGGGGTGCAGTATAGACTGATACGGAGTATTCGTGGCCTAGAAAATGCGGAGCTTCTCAGGCCAGGATACGCTGTAGAGTATGATTACTGTCCGCCCACCCAATTAAAGCGCACTTTGGAAACCTATCAGGTTACTGGGTTATTTTTTGCTGGCCAGATCAACGGGAGTTCTGGCTATGAAGAAGCTGCAGCTCAAGGACTTGTGGCCGGGGCGAACGCTGCGCTCCAAGTGCAGGGTAGGCCACCATGGATACTGTCACGCTCCGAAGCTTATATAGGGGTATTGGTAGACGATTTGGTGACCCGTGGGGCACTAGAACCTTATCGGATGTTTACCAGCCGGGCTGAATTTCGCCTACTTCTTCGTCAAGATAACGCCGATCTCCGGTTAACAGGAAAAGGGGTTCAGATAGGGTTGGTACAGGGAATCCGCAAGCGCTGTTACGAAGAAAGGAGTTTCGCCTTTCGGGAATTGATGCTGGAAGTGCGTCGAATCCGCCAGGATGGGGTACCGCTTTCCGTGTGGCTGCGACGCCCAGGTAATTCCTTTTCTGCTATAGATCCGGAGTGGCGTAACAAATACCCAGACTCTGTTTGGGAATCAGTGGAAGTCGAACTGAAATACGAGGGATATATTCACCGTCAGCAGGAACAAGTAACCCGTGCTGGCAGCCAGGAAACCCTCCATATCCCCGAGTGGATAGATTTTTCTCAAATTGTTGGGTTGAGGAACGAAACAATTCAAAAACTTTCTCAAGTACGCCCAGAAACGTTTGGCCAAGCTTCACGCATTAGTGGAGTCACGCCAGCCGATATCGCTCTGCTTTCTATTTGGGTAGAAAAACAGCGCCGTCTGCGTCACAGAGCAGAAGATGTTTAG
- the lpdA gene encoding dihydrolipoyl dehydrogenase yields the protein MVYDLVVIGGGPAGYVAAIRAAQLGKKVACVEENRAGGTCLNWGCIPTKSLLRNAELYHIVQQRGEEFGLKFDHLSFDWTRVISRSRKVSDRLAGGIEQLFRKNKVDYILARGSVPQAHVVEIVDRDNKRKALEASRILLATGVVPREMVGLPFNDKTVISSKQAMVLPQLPEEILIVGGGAIGIEFAYFFNAFGARVTLVEVMPNVLHLEDTEVSEALATSLAKQGIRLLTNTRVEQAEIKGGSVCLTLFGKEGKMVLQSPTVLVAIGVSPVLPPGMSFELDRRGYLKTDDYYATSVDGVYGAGDIIGPPWLAHVASYEAVQAVNGMWGPSKPKRTSVFPSCVYCQPQVASVGVTERDMREKGLQYRIGRFPFHASGKALAVGESEGFVKLIFGEPHGELLGAHIVGSDATEVIAELGLAITLEATFHDVIDTLHAHPTLSESIKEAAEAAYGLATHI from the coding sequence ATGGTTTACGATCTTGTTGTCATTGGAGGAGGTCCAGCTGGCTATGTCGCTGCTATCCGTGCTGCCCAGTTGGGAAAGAAAGTTGCTTGCGTTGAGGAAAATCGAGCCGGAGGGACCTGTCTAAACTGGGGCTGCATTCCAACAAAGTCTCTGCTACGCAACGCCGAGCTCTACCACATAGTACAGCAGCGAGGGGAAGAGTTTGGGCTTAAATTTGATCATCTTTCCTTTGATTGGACGAGAGTTATTAGTCGTAGTAGGAAGGTAAGTGATAGGCTTGCTGGGGGGATTGAGCAACTATTTAGGAAGAATAAAGTTGACTACATCCTCGCTAGGGGCTCAGTCCCTCAGGCTCACGTTGTGGAGATAGTGGATCGGGATAACAAGCGCAAGGCACTAGAAGCCTCCAGGATTCTTCTTGCTACCGGGGTCGTTCCACGCGAAATGGTTGGCCTGCCCTTTAACGATAAAACAGTTATCAGTAGCAAGCAGGCGATGGTTCTTCCTCAGCTCCCAGAGGAAATCCTCATTGTTGGGGGGGGGGCCATTGGTATTGAATTTGCTTACTTCTTCAATGCTTTCGGTGCCAGAGTAACTCTTGTAGAGGTGATGCCAAATGTCCTCCACCTGGAGGACACAGAAGTTAGTGAAGCACTGGCAACGTCTCTTGCCAAACAGGGTATACGTCTTTTGACTAATACTAGGGTGGAACAAGCAGAGATTAAAGGCGGGAGTGTCTGCCTCACCCTTTTTGGAAAGGAAGGTAAAATGGTCCTACAATCGCCCACTGTGCTGGTAGCAATCGGTGTATCTCCAGTCCTACCGCCTGGGATGTCGTTTGAACTTGATCGACGCGGTTATCTCAAAACTGACGATTACTATGCAACCAGTGTCGATGGAGTTTATGGTGCCGGAGATATTATTGGTCCGCCATGGCTGGCTCATGTGGCTAGCTACGAGGCAGTTCAGGCAGTTAATGGCATGTGGGGACCGTCGAAACCCAAAAGAACTTCTGTCTTTCCAAGTTGTGTCTATTGCCAACCCCAGGTGGCTAGCGTTGGAGTGACTGAAAGGGATATGAGGGAAAAGGGGCTGCAGTATCGGATAGGAAGATTCCCATTTCATGCCAGTGGAAAAGCGTTAGCTGTCGGAGAGAGTGAGGGATTTGTAAAGCTCATTTTTGGTGAGCCCCATGGGGAACTGCTGGGAGCTCATATTGTCGGTAGTGATGCCACGGAGGTGATTGCTGAACTTGGCCTGGCAATCACTCTCGAGGCCACATTTCACGATGTGATTGACACTCTTCATGCACATCCCACCCTAAGTGAATCCATTAAAGAAGCTGCGGAGGCAGCCTATGGGTTAGCTACTCACATCTAA
- a CDS encoding 2-oxo acid dehydrogenase subunit E2, which produces MSSIPVEMPKLSDTMTEGTLLRWLKGEGDKVEIGDVLAEIETDKAVMEMEAFDEGILEKILVPDGTTVRVGVQIARLSGKTSAASRSVCPAAALRTSTTTSSSSTISPFSSGSCARVKVSPLAKKIALELGVDLSRLQGTGPGGRIVSRDVKAAVADSSSSSATSPPYPVRSRRIELSSMRRSIASRLLESKTQIPHFYLQLEVNAAPLSRLRKQLSEDVQATNQKITVNDFVLLAVARAATSYPKINATFTGDAILQYEAVHLAIAIAIEDGVITPVIRNAQNLSLREISLAVRDLATRARGKKLRPEEYRGGTITVSNLGAYGIESFSAIIDPPQAAILAVGAIMKKPVVTSEGRIIVGQQMSLSLSCDHRVIDGVAAAEFLTASRKLLEIPESLLFF; this is translated from the coding sequence ATGTCCTCCATTCCCGTCGAGATGCCTAAACTGAGCGATACTATGACTGAAGGCACGCTCCTTCGCTGGCTCAAAGGGGAAGGCGATAAAGTTGAAATTGGTGATGTGCTTGCCGAGATAGAGACTGATAAGGCCGTTATGGAAATGGAGGCCTTTGATGAAGGTATATTAGAAAAGATTCTAGTACCGGATGGCACAACAGTTCGAGTAGGCGTCCAGATTGCTCGACTTTCTGGGAAAACATCTGCAGCTTCTCGCAGTGTTTGCCCAGCAGCTGCCCTTCGCACTTCAACCACCACCTCCTCTTCATCGACAATATCTCCCTTTTCTTCTGGGTCTTGTGCGCGGGTCAAGGTCTCTCCATTGGCCAAAAAGATTGCCCTAGAGTTGGGAGTAGACCTTTCCCGACTTCAGGGCACTGGTCCTGGTGGACGTATTGTCTCTAGAGATGTAAAAGCCGCAGTGGCGGACAGTAGTAGTTCCTCTGCTACTTCTCCTCCCTATCCGGTTCGTTCTCGCCGGATTGAACTTAGCAGCATGCGACGCTCTATTGCTTCCAGATTATTGGAAAGCAAAACTCAGATCCCCCATTTTTACTTGCAGCTGGAAGTAAACGCTGCACCTCTTTCTAGACTCCGAAAGCAACTCAGTGAGGACGTGCAAGCTACCAATCAAAAAATCACCGTCAACGACTTTGTGCTTCTCGCGGTTGCCCGTGCAGCCACTTCTTATCCTAAGATCAACGCAACCTTTACCGGGGACGCCATTTTGCAGTATGAAGCCGTTCATCTAGCCATAGCAATTGCCATAGAGGATGGGGTGATAACGCCAGTCATCCGCAATGCCCAGAACCTCTCCCTTCGGGAAATCAGCCTAGCTGTCAGGGATCTTGCTACTCGCGCCAGGGGGAAAAAGTTGAGACCAGAAGAGTATCGGGGAGGTACCATCACCGTTTCTAATTTGGGTGCATATGGAATAGAGTCATTCTCTGCGATCATCGATCCTCCTCAGGCAGCTATCCTTGCTGTAGGAGCCATCATGAAAAAACCTGTAGTAACATCCGAAGGTCGAATTATCGTTGGCCAACAGATGTCACTTTCGCTAAGTTGCGATCACCGTGTAATAGACGGTGTCGCGGCTGCTGAGTTTCTTACAGCTTCCCGTAAATTGCTTGAAATCCCAGAATCCCTACTTTTCTTCTAG